From Pseudomonas sp. FP2335, the proteins below share one genomic window:
- the leuA gene encoding 2-isopropylmalate synthase — protein MSMLKDPSSKYRAFPTIDIPDRTWPSKTITTAPIWCSSDLRDGNQSLIEPMDAAKKLRFWKTLVSVGVKEIEASFPAASQTDFDFVRTLIEDGHIPEDTTIQVLTQGREDLIARTFESLRGAKKAIVHLYNATSPSFRRIVFNQDKDGIKAIAVNAAKLFVKYAAQQPETQWTFEYSPETFSATELEFAKEVCDAVIEVWNPTPEHKMILNLPATVECATPNIYADQIEWFGRHINRRDSVIISLHTHNDRGTGVAATELGLMAGADRVEGCLFGNGERTGNVDLVTVALNMYTQGLDPQLDFSDIDGVRKVVEECNQIQVHPRHPYVGDLVHTAFSGSHQDAIRKGFAQQKDDALWEVPYLPIDPADIGRSYEAVIRVNSQSGKGGIAYLLEQEYGISLPRRMQIEFSQVVQGETDRLGLEMTAQQIHSLLQREYLQANTPYALVSHRLQEENGNSSVEVEVSGKGQGETNLRWHGKGYGTLEALVAALPIKVEIMDYNEHAIGAGTNAKAAAYIELRVNGERPVHGVGIDENITTASFKAVFSALNRSLSQLEAKAA, from the coding sequence ATGAGCATGCTCAAAGACCCGTCTTCGAAGTACCGCGCGTTTCCGACCATCGACATCCCGGACCGCACCTGGCCTTCGAAAACCATCACCACCGCGCCGATCTGGTGCAGCTCCGACCTGCGTGATGGCAACCAGTCGCTGATCGAGCCGATGGACGCCGCGAAGAAGCTGCGTTTCTGGAAGACCCTGGTATCGGTGGGCGTGAAGGAAATCGAAGCGTCGTTCCCGGCCGCCTCGCAAACCGACTTCGACTTCGTGCGCACCCTGATCGAAGACGGCCACATCCCCGAGGACACCACCATTCAGGTGCTGACCCAGGGTCGTGAAGACTTGATCGCGCGCACCTTCGAATCCCTGCGCGGCGCCAAGAAAGCCATCGTGCACTTGTACAATGCGACCTCGCCATCGTTCCGCCGCATTGTGTTCAACCAGGACAAGGACGGCATCAAGGCCATCGCGGTCAACGCGGCCAAGCTGTTCGTCAAATACGCCGCCCAGCAGCCGGAAACCCAGTGGACTTTCGAGTACTCCCCGGAGACCTTCAGCGCGACCGAACTGGAGTTCGCCAAGGAAGTCTGTGACGCGGTGATCGAGGTGTGGAACCCGACGCCCGAGCACAAGATGATCCTCAACCTGCCGGCTACCGTGGAATGCGCCACGCCGAACATCTATGCCGACCAGATCGAGTGGTTCGGTCGTCATATCAACCGTCGTGACAGCGTGATCATCAGCCTGCACACCCACAACGACCGTGGCACTGGTGTGGCCGCCACCGAACTGGGCCTGATGGCCGGTGCCGACCGCGTCGAAGGCTGCCTGTTCGGCAACGGCGAGCGTACCGGTAACGTCGACCTCGTCACCGTGGCCCTGAACATGTACACCCAGGGCCTCGACCCGCAGCTGGACTTCTCCGACATCGACGGCGTGCGCAAAGTCGTCGAAGAGTGCAACCAGATCCAGGTGCACCCACGCCACCCGTACGTCGGCGACCTGGTCCACACCGCCTTCTCCGGCTCCCACCAGGATGCCATCCGCAAGGGCTTCGCCCAGCAGAAAGACGACGCCCTGTGGGAAGTGCCCTACTTGCCGATCGACCCCGCCGACATTGGTCGCAGCTACGAGGCCGTGATCCGCGTGAACAGCCAGTCGGGCAAGGGCGGCATCGCCTACCTGCTGGAGCAGGAATATGGCATCAGCTTGCCGCGCCGCATGCAGATCGAGTTCAGCCAAGTAGTACAGGGTGAAACCGATCGCCTGGGTCTGGAGATGACCGCGCAGCAGATCCACAGTTTGCTGCAGCGTGAATACCTGCAAGCCAACACCCCGTATGCGCTGGTCAGCCATCGCTTGCAGGAAGAGAACGGCAACAGCTCGGTGGAAGTGGAAGTCTCGGGCAAAGGCCAGGGCGAAACCAACCTGCGCTGGCACGGCAAGGGCTACGGCACGCTGGAAGCGCTGGTTGCCGCCCTGCCGATCAAGGTGGAGATCATGGACTACAACGAACACGCAATCGGCGCCGGCACCAATGCCAAGGCTGCGGCCTACATTGAACTGCGTGTGAACGGTGAGCGGCCGGTACATGGCGTGGGCATTGATGAAAACATCACCACTGCCAGCTTCAAGGCGGTGTTCAGCGCGCTGAACCGCTCGTTGAGCCAGTTGGAAGCGAAAGCGGCGTAA
- a CDS encoding pyridoxal phosphate-dependent aminotransferase, which translates to MITSKLPNVGTTIFTTMSQLAAETGALNLSQGFPDFNGPQGLLDAVGKHVASGHNQYSPMTGLPALRQQVAAKIVRSYGAKVDADSEVTVTPGATAAIFCAIQAVIRNGDEVIVFDPSYDSYEPSVELAGGRCVHVQLSLDGFALDFDKIRAALSPRTRMIILNSPHNPTGALISRAELDQLADLIRDRDIYLVSDEVYEHLVYDGVPHVSVLAHEELYQRAFVVSSFGKTYHVTGWKTGYVVAPAALTAELRKVHQYVNFCGVTPLQFALADFMAEHPEHVEELPAFYQAKRDLFCDLLAPSRFSFSRVAGTYFQLVDYSQIRPELDDVAMSLWMTREHGVATIPVSVFYQNPPQGQRLVRLCFAKREETLRQAAEKLCVI; encoded by the coding sequence ATGATCACCAGCAAGCTGCCGAATGTCGGCACGACCATTTTCACCACCATGTCGCAACTCGCAGCCGAGACCGGCGCGCTCAACCTGTCCCAAGGGTTCCCCGACTTCAATGGCCCCCAAGGTTTGCTTGATGCCGTGGGCAAGCACGTCGCCAGCGGGCATAACCAGTACTCGCCGATGACCGGCTTGCCGGCCCTGCGTCAGCAAGTGGCGGCGAAGATCGTCCGCAGCTACGGCGCCAAGGTCGATGCCGACAGTGAAGTGACCGTGACCCCGGGCGCCACCGCCGCAATCTTTTGCGCGATCCAGGCAGTGATCCGTAATGGTGATGAAGTCATCGTGTTCGATCCCAGCTACGACAGCTACGAGCCGTCAGTCGAGCTGGCCGGCGGGCGCTGCGTACATGTGCAGTTGAGCCTGGATGGCTTTGCGCTGGACTTCGACAAGATCCGCGCCGCGCTGTCGCCCCGTACGCGCATGATCATCCTCAACTCTCCGCACAACCCCACCGGTGCCTTGATCAGCCGTGCCGAGCTGGATCAGTTGGCCGATCTGATCCGTGACCGGGATATTTACCTGGTCAGCGACGAGGTCTATGAACACCTGGTGTACGACGGTGTGCCCCACGTGAGCGTACTGGCCCACGAAGAGCTGTATCAGCGCGCCTTCGTGGTCAGTTCCTTCGGCAAGACCTATCACGTCACCGGCTGGAAAACCGGCTACGTGGTCGCCCCAGCGGCCCTCACCGCTGAGCTGCGCAAGGTGCACCAGTACGTCAACTTCTGTGGCGTGACCCCCTTGCAGTTCGCCCTGGCCGACTTCATGGCCGAGCACCCGGAACACGTCGAGGAACTGCCAGCGTTCTACCAGGCCAAACGCGACCTGTTTTGCGACTTACTGGCGCCGTCGCGCTTCAGCTTCAGTCGAGTGGCCGGCACCTACTTCCAACTGGTGGATTACTCACAGATCCGTCCGGAGCTGGATGACGTCGCCATGTCGCTGTGGATGACTCGAGAACACGGCGTGGCGACGATTCCCGTCTCGGTGTTCTACCAGAACCCACCCCAAGGCCAGCGGCTGGTGCGCCTGTGCTTTGCCAAACGCGAGGAGACGCTGCGCCAAGCAGCCGAGAAGCTATGCGTGATCTGA
- the hisS gene encoding histidine--tRNA ligase, with translation MSKSLQAIRGMNDILPEQTPLWRYFESTVARLLDNYGYKQIRMPIVEFTELFKRSIGEVTDIVEKEMYTFEDRNGDSLTLRPEGTAACVRAVLEHGLTGAGQPQKLWYIGPMFRHERPQKGRYRQFHQIGLEVFNIDGPDIDAELIVLTWRLWGLLGIRDAVKLELNSLGTSESRGRYKVALVEYLSAHLDKLDEDSQRRLKTNPLRVLDTKNADTQAVLVNAPKMADYLDDESRIHFEGLKARLDAAGIPFVINTKLVRGLDYYSKTVFEWVTDKLGAQGTVCAGGRYDGLVEQMGGKPTTGVGFAMGIERLILLLETLEKVPEEISRQVDVYLCAFGEAAELAALALSEKVRDQLPNLRLQVNAGAGSFKSQFKKADKSGALYALILGDDELAQQVIGFKPLRGQGEQQNIAFDALAAHLATCVVQG, from the coding sequence GTGAGCAAGTCTCTGCAAGCCATTCGCGGCATGAACGACATCCTGCCGGAGCAGACGCCGTTGTGGCGCTACTTCGAAAGCACCGTCGCGCGCCTGCTGGATAACTACGGTTACAAGCAGATCCGCATGCCGATCGTCGAATTCACCGAGCTGTTCAAGCGCTCCATCGGTGAAGTGACCGACATCGTCGAAAAAGAAATGTACACCTTTGAAGACCGCAACGGCGACTCCCTGACCTTGCGTCCGGAAGGTACCGCCGCGTGCGTGCGCGCCGTGCTGGAGCATGGCCTCACCGGTGCCGGCCAGCCGCAGAAGTTGTGGTACATCGGCCCGATGTTCCGCCACGAACGGCCACAGAAAGGCCGTTATCGCCAGTTCCACCAGATCGGCCTGGAAGTATTCAACATCGACGGCCCGGACATCGACGCCGAGCTGATCGTGCTGACCTGGCGCCTGTGGGGCCTGCTGGGCATCCGCGACGCGGTCAAGCTTGAACTCAACAGCCTGGGCACCAGCGAATCCCGCGGCCGCTATAAAGTGGCCCTGGTCGAGTACCTGTCCGCTCACCTGGACAAGTTGGACGAAGACAGCCAGCGCCGTCTGAAAACCAACCCGCTGCGCGTGCTCGATACCAAGAACGCCGACACCCAAGCCGTACTGGTCAACGCGCCGAAAATGGCCGATTACCTGGACGACGAGTCGCGCATTCACTTCGAGGGCCTCAAGGCTCGCCTGGATGCTGCCGGTATCCCGTTCGTGATCAACACCAAGCTGGTGCGCGGCCTCGATTACTACAGCAAGACCGTGTTCGAGTGGGTCACCGACAAACTCGGCGCCCAGGGCACCGTGTGTGCCGGTGGGCGCTACGATGGCCTGGTCGAGCAGATGGGCGGCAAGCCGACCACTGGCGTGGGCTTCGCCATGGGCATTGAGCGCTTGATCCTGCTGCTGGAAACCCTGGAAAAGGTCCCGGAAGAAATCTCCCGTCAGGTGGATGTGTACCTCTGCGCCTTTGGCGAGGCCGCCGAACTGGCCGCCCTGGCCTTGAGCGAGAAGGTGCGTGACCAACTGCCGAACCTTCGCCTGCAGGTCAATGCCGGCGCCGGCAGCTTCAAGAGCCAGTTCAAGAAGGCCGACAAGAGCGGCGCGCTGTATGCGCTGATCCTTGGCGATGACGAACTGGCCCAGCAAGTGATAGGTTTCAAACCCCTGCGTGGCCAGGGCGAGCAACAGAACATTGCCTTTGATGCGCTCGCTGCGCACTTGGCCACCTGCGTCGTGCAGGGTTGA
- the bamB gene encoding outer membrane protein assembly factor BamB, protein MRDVIRWKHAALLALAVLAAGCSSNSKKELPPAELTSFKEEVVLQKQWSRSIGDGQGETYNMLVPAIDGDNIVAADVTGVVISMDRLNGDVKWKKDLELPVSGAVGVGYGMVMLGTLKGEVVALDSSTGEEKWRARVTSEVLAPPATNGDIVVVQTQDDRVIGLDASTGQQRWLYDSTPAVLTLRGTSGPVVTNNLAVAGLSTGKVVALDTQNGVPAWETRVAIPQGRSELDRVVDIDGGLLLSGETLYVATYQGRVAALDLQSGRVNWQRDASSYAGVAQGFGSVYVSLASGTVESVDERSTTALWSNDSLARRQLSAPEVFSSYVAVGDFEGYLHLLSQVDGRFVGRERIDSDGLRARPLVVGNMLYVFGNSGKLEALTIK, encoded by the coding sequence ATGCGTGACGTGATCCGTTGGAAACATGCAGCATTGCTGGCTCTGGCCGTTCTGGCCGCGGGTTGCAGCAGCAACAGCAAGAAAGAACTGCCTCCTGCGGAGCTGACCAGCTTCAAGGAAGAAGTGGTCCTGCAGAAGCAGTGGAGCCGCTCCATCGGTGATGGCCAGGGCGAGACCTACAACATGTTGGTGCCGGCGATCGACGGTGACAACATTGTGGCCGCCGACGTAACCGGCGTGGTGATCTCCATGGATCGCCTCAACGGCGACGTGAAATGGAAGAAAGACCTCGAACTGCCTGTCTCCGGCGCCGTCGGCGTAGGTTACGGCATGGTGATGCTCGGCACGCTGAAAGGCGAAGTCGTAGCCCTGGATTCCAGCACCGGTGAAGAGAAATGGCGCGCTCGCGTGACCAGTGAAGTTCTCGCACCGCCTGCCACCAACGGTGACATCGTCGTGGTGCAAACCCAGGACGATCGTGTGATTGGCCTCGACGCCAGCACCGGCCAGCAACGCTGGTTGTACGACAGCACCCCGGCGGTACTGACCTTGCGCGGCACCAGTGGTCCGGTTGTGACCAATAATCTGGCCGTTGCAGGCCTGTCGACCGGTAAAGTAGTCGCCCTGGACACCCAGAACGGCGTACCGGCCTGGGAAACCCGTGTGGCTATCCCACAAGGTCGTTCCGAGCTGGATCGCGTAGTGGACATCGACGGTGGCTTGCTGCTGTCGGGCGAAACCCTCTACGTCGCCACTTACCAGGGCCGTGTCGCGGCACTGGACCTGCAGAGCGGTCGTGTGAACTGGCAGCGTGATGCTTCCAGCTACGCCGGTGTCGCCCAAGGGTTTGGCAGCGTCTACGTAAGCCTGGCGTCCGGCACCGTTGAAAGTGTCGACGAGCGTTCCACCACTGCACTGTGGAGCAACGACTCCCTGGCCCGCCGTCAACTGTCGGCACCGGAAGTGTTCTCCAGCTACGTAGCGGTTGGCGACTTCGAAGGCTACCTGCACCTGCTGAGCCAGGTGGATGGTCGCTTCGTAGGTCGCGAGCGTATCGACAGCGACGGCCTGCGTGCGCGTCCGCTGGTCGTGGGTAACATGCTTTATGTGTTTGGCAACAGCGGCAAGCTGGAAGCCCTGACCATCAAGTAA
- the der gene encoding ribosome biogenesis GTPase Der: MVPVIALVGRPNVGKSTLFNRLTRTRDAIVGDLSGLTRDRQYGEAKWQGRSYIIVDTGGISGDEHGMDEKMAEQSLLAIEEADVVLFLVDARAGYTAADQMIGEHLRKRNKRSYLVANKIDNIDPEAARAEFSPMGLGDAIPVAGAHGRGITQMLEIALRDFPKDDVEEEEGEEEIVAEGEEAKRIPGPSEKDGIKIAIIGRPNVGKSTLVNRMLGEDRVIVYDQPGTTRDSIYIPFERNEEKYTLIDTAGVRKRGKIHEEVEKFSVVKTLQAIKDANVVIFVMDAREGVVDHDLNLLGFALEAGRALVIAINKWDGMTPSERDFVKIELQRRLFFVEFADIHFISALHGTGVGNLYASVQNSFKSAVTRWPTNRLTQILEDAVGEHAPPMVNNRRIKLRYAHLGGANPPIIVIHGNQIEKVPKSYVRYLENTYRRVLKLVGTPIRIEFKGGENPYEGNKNTLTDRQVNKKRRLMTHHKKADKKRRDKK, from the coding sequence ATGGTTCCCGTAATCGCCCTGGTGGGCCGACCTAACGTCGGCAAGTCCACCTTGTTCAACCGCCTGACCAGGACTCGCGACGCCATCGTCGGCGACTTGTCCGGTCTGACCCGTGATCGCCAATACGGTGAGGCAAAGTGGCAAGGGCGCTCCTACATTATTGTCGACACCGGTGGTATCTCCGGTGACGAGCACGGCATGGACGAAAAAATGGCCGAGCAGTCGCTGCTCGCCATTGAAGAAGCCGACGTCGTGCTGTTCCTGGTGGACGCCCGTGCGGGCTACACCGCTGCCGACCAAATGATTGGCGAGCACCTGCGCAAGCGCAACAAGCGTTCCTATCTGGTCGCGAACAAGATCGACAACATCGATCCTGAAGCTGCCCGTGCCGAATTCAGCCCGATGGGCCTGGGCGATGCGATCCCGGTCGCCGGTGCCCACGGTCGCGGCATCACCCAGATGCTGGAAATTGCCCTGCGCGATTTCCCCAAGGATGACGTCGAGGAAGAAGAGGGCGAAGAGGAAATCGTCGCCGAAGGTGAGGAAGCCAAGCGCATTCCTGGCCCGAGCGAAAAAGACGGTATCAAGATCGCTATCATCGGTCGTCCCAACGTCGGCAAGTCGACCCTGGTCAACCGCATGCTCGGTGAAGACCGCGTTATCGTCTACGACCAGCCCGGCACCACCCGCGACAGCATCTACATCCCGTTCGAACGCAACGAGGAAAAGTACACGCTGATCGACACCGCCGGTGTGCGCAAACGCGGCAAGATCCACGAGGAAGTTGAAAAGTTCTCGGTGGTCAAAACCCTGCAAGCGATCAAAGACGCCAACGTGGTGATCTTTGTGATGGACGCCCGTGAAGGCGTGGTGGACCACGACCTCAACCTGCTGGGCTTTGCCCTCGAGGCCGGTCGGGCACTGGTGATCGCGATCAACAAGTGGGACGGCATGACGCCGAGCGAGCGCGATTTCGTCAAGATTGAGCTGCAACGTCGGCTGTTCTTCGTCGAGTTCGCCGACATTCACTTCATCTCGGCATTGCACGGTACTGGCGTGGGCAACCTCTACGCGTCCGTGCAGAACTCGTTCAAGTCTGCCGTGACCCGTTGGCCGACCAACCGCCTGACCCAGATCCTGGAAGATGCGGTTGGCGAGCATGCGCCGCCGATGGTCAACAACCGCCGGATCAAACTGCGTTACGCCCACTTGGGTGGTGCCAACCCGCCGATTATCGTGATCCACGGTAACCAGATCGAGAAGGTGCCGAAGTCCTATGTGCGTTACCTGGAAAACACCTACCGCCGTGTCTTGAAACTGGTCGGTACACCGATCCGTATCGAGTTCAAGGGTGGCGAGAACCCGTACGAAGGCAACAAGAACACACTGACTGACCGTCAGGTGAACAAGAAGCGTCGTTTGATGACTCACCACAAGAAGGCCGACAAGAAGCGCCGTGACAAGAAGTAA
- a CDS encoding amidohydrolase → MRDLSALPDLNIALVQTTLAWHDRQANLEHFEALLEQARGADLIVLPEMFTTGFSMASDTLAEPENGPTHRWLQAQAAKYDAVITGSVIIQAADGSHRNRLLWARPDGEVLHYDKRHLFRMAGEHNHYTPGERQVQFELKGWRIRPLICYDLRFPVWSRDAQDTDLLLYTANWPGARRLHWNRLLPARAIENLCYVAAVNRVGTDGKGFVYTGDSQVLDFQGETLLSAGEADGVFQVCLNAAELAAYRTRFPANLDADTFQFV, encoded by the coding sequence ATGCGTGATCTGAGTGCACTGCCGGACCTGAACATCGCCCTGGTCCAGACCACCCTGGCCTGGCACGACCGCCAGGCCAACCTTGAACACTTCGAGGCACTGCTGGAGCAGGCCAGGGGCGCCGACCTGATCGTGTTGCCGGAAATGTTCACCACCGGGTTTTCCATGGCGTCCGACACCCTCGCCGAACCGGAGAACGGTCCGACCCATCGCTGGCTCCAGGCCCAGGCCGCGAAGTACGACGCGGTGATCACCGGCAGCGTGATCATCCAGGCCGCCGATGGCAGCCACCGCAACCGCCTGCTGTGGGCGCGACCCGATGGCGAGGTGCTGCACTACGACAAGCGCCACCTGTTCCGCATGGCCGGTGAGCACAATCACTACACCCCCGGCGAGCGCCAGGTGCAGTTCGAGTTGAAGGGCTGGCGCATTCGCCCGCTGATTTGCTACGACCTGCGCTTCCCGGTGTGGAGCCGTGATGCCCAGGACACCGACCTGTTGCTCTACACCGCCAACTGGCCCGGTGCGCGGCGTTTGCATTGGAACCGCCTGCTGCCGGCGCGGGCCATCGAGAACCTGTGCTACGTGGCGGCGGTGAATCGGGTGGGTACGGACGGCAAGGGTTTTGTTTACACCGGTGATAGCCAGGTGCTGGATTTCCAGGGTGAGACCCTGCTCAGTGCGGGGGAGGCGGATGGGGTGTTCCAGGTGTGCCTGAATGCGGCGGAGTTGGCGGCGTATCGCACCCGATTCCCGGCGAATCTGGATGCCGATACCTTTCAGTTTGTCTGA
- the xseA gene encoding exodeoxyribonuclease VII large subunit — translation MIKDPFARLGLDREVLTVSQLNGRARVLLEDVFTNIWVEGEISNLARPASGHVYFTLKDSGAQVRCALFRNNAARVRQALKDGLAVKVRGKVSLFEGRGDYQLILDTVEPAGDGALRLAFDALKEKLSAEGLFSAERKVPLPAHPQKIGIISSPTGAVIRDIISVFRRRAPQVQLTLIPTAVQGREAIPQIVRALKMADARGFDALILARGGGSLEDLWCFNEEAVARAVDACVTPIVSAIGHETDVSISDFVADVRAPTPSAAAELLAPDSSNLVRQVDSLHRRLVMLMRNRLTHDRLRLEGMARRLRHPGERLRQQAQRLDDLDMRLRRAFERSLNTRRERLIRLETRLAGQHPGRQLALLRQRLDSLAERLPRAMREGLKARRLQLQSQVQTLQVVSPLATLGRGYSILLDERGQAIRNAAQTHTGQRLTARLGEGQLQVRVEDNHLTPVTLSLLD, via the coding sequence ATGATTAAAGACCCGTTTGCCCGCCTGGGCCTGGACCGCGAAGTCCTGACTGTCAGCCAGCTCAACGGCCGTGCGCGGGTGTTGCTGGAAGACGTGTTCACCAATATCTGGGTCGAAGGCGAGATCTCCAACCTCGCGCGCCCGGCTTCCGGCCACGTGTATTTCACCCTCAAGGACAGCGGCGCCCAGGTGCGTTGTGCGTTGTTCCGCAACAATGCGGCGCGGGTGCGCCAGGCGTTGAAGGACGGCCTGGCGGTGAAGGTACGCGGCAAGGTGTCGTTGTTTGAAGGCCGCGGCGATTACCAACTGATCCTCGACACCGTAGAGCCTGCCGGTGATGGCGCGCTGCGCCTGGCCTTCGACGCGCTGAAGGAAAAGCTCAGCGCCGAAGGCCTGTTCAGTGCCGAGCGCAAGGTGCCGCTGCCAGCCCACCCGCAGAAGATCGGCATTATCAGCTCGCCCACCGGCGCGGTGATCCGCGACATCATCAGCGTGTTCCGCCGCCGTGCGCCGCAGGTGCAACTGACATTGATCCCCACCGCCGTGCAAGGCCGCGAAGCGATCCCGCAGATTGTGCGCGCACTGAAAATGGCCGACGCCCGTGGCTTTGACGCGTTGATCCTGGCCCGTGGCGGCGGCTCGCTGGAAGACCTGTGGTGCTTCAACGAAGAAGCGGTCGCCCGTGCAGTAGATGCCTGCGTAACACCTATCGTCAGCGCCATCGGCCATGAAACCGATGTTTCCATCAGCGATTTCGTCGCGGACGTGCGCGCCCCTACCCCATCCGCCGCCGCCGAGTTACTGGCCCCCGATTCCAGCAACCTGGTGCGCCAGGTCGACAGCCTGCATCGCCGCCTGGTGATGCTGATGCGCAACCGCCTGACTCACGACCGCCTGCGCCTGGAGGGCATGGCCCGACGCCTGCGTCACCCCGGCGAGCGCCTGCGCCAGCAAGCCCAGCGCCTGGATGACCTGGACATGCGCCTGCGCCGCGCCTTTGAGCGCAGCCTCAACACCCGTCGCGAACGCCTGATCCGCCTGGAAACCCGCCTCGCCGGTCAACACCCCGGCCGTCAACTGGCCCTGCTGCGCCAGCGCCTCGACAGCCTCGCCGAGCGCCTGCCCCGCGCCATGCGCGAAGGCCTCAAGGCGCGCCGCCTGCAACTGCAAAGCCAGGTGCAGACGTTGCAGGTGGTCAGCCCGCTGGCGACCCTCGGGCGTGGCTACAGCATCCTGCTGGATGAGCGCGGCCAGGCGATTCGCAACGCCGCACAAACCCACACCGGCCAGCGCCTGACCGCACGCCTCGGTGAAGGCCAACTGCAAGTGCGGGTGGAAGACAATCACCTGACACCCGTCACCCTTTCGTTATTGGATTGA
- a CDS encoding peptidoglycan DD-metalloendopeptidase family protein produces MPRLFSLLMLLCLAVNAHADSYITRTLNKPVPGGVAVVELGPSAAAPKATYLGKPVLVVREQDNWLAIVGIPLTVKPGNERISSGGRNLPFIVGYKKYPEQRITLKNKSQVNPDPAQLRRIEAELAVQIKAYRSFSPNLPSNLILDKPVNGPLSSKFGVRRFFNGEERNPHSGLDFAVPAGTPIKTPANGKVTLVGNYFFNGNTVFVDHGQGFISMFCHMSKIDVKVGDQLTRGAVVGKVGSTGRATGPHMHWNVSLNDARVDPAIFIGAFQP; encoded by the coding sequence ATGCCACGTTTATTCAGCCTGTTGATGTTGTTGTGCCTCGCCGTCAACGCCCACGCCGACAGCTACATCACCCGCACCTTGAACAAGCCGGTGCCGGGCGGTGTGGCCGTGGTCGAGTTGGGCCCATCGGCGGCGGCGCCGAAAGCCACTTACCTGGGCAAGCCGGTGTTGGTGGTCAGGGAGCAGGACAACTGGCTGGCAATCGTCGGCATCCCGCTGACGGTCAAGCCGGGCAATGAACGCATCAGTAGCGGTGGACGCAACCTGCCATTTATCGTCGGCTACAAGAAGTACCCGGAACAGCGCATCACCTTGAAGAACAAGAGCCAGGTGAACCCGGACCCGGCGCAGCTCAGGCGCATCGAGGCCGAGCTGGCGGTGCAGATCAAGGCCTACCGCAGCTTCAGCCCGAACCTGCCCAGCAACCTGATACTGGACAAACCAGTGAACGGACCGCTGTCGAGCAAGTTCGGCGTGCGTCGCTTCTTCAACGGCGAGGAGCGCAACCCGCATTCGGGCCTGGATTTCGCAGTACCGGCCGGTACGCCGATCAAGACTCCAGCGAACGGCAAGGTGACCCTGGTGGGCAACTACTTCTTCAACGGCAACACCGTGTTCGTCGACCATGGCCAGGGCTTTATCAGCATGTTCTGCCACATGTCGAAGATCGACGTGAAAGTCGGCGATCAACTCACCCGCGGCGCGGTGGTAGGCAAGGTCGGTTCGACCGGCCGCGCGACCGGACCGCATATGCATTGGAATGTCAGCCTGAACGATGCGCGGGTCGACCCGGCGATCTTTATCGGCGCGTTCCAGCCCTGA
- a CDS encoding YfgM family protein: MSSTDDEQLAEFKDWWQRNGKPLVTGGLLALVVVFGWQAWHKYQANQSQGASVLYQQLLETTLTPDGKPDPAQVADLAGKLKNEFGGSTYAQYGSLFVAKVAVDTGKLDDAASELKAIADKPKNPTLGEIARQRLAQVLAAQNKADEALKLLDGDADKAFVATREELKGDLLVQLGRTDEANAAYKKAKAALSDEAAVGGLQIKLDDLAKGDA; the protein is encoded by the coding sequence GTGTCGAGTACTGATGATGAGCAACTGGCCGAGTTCAAGGACTGGTGGCAGCGTAACGGCAAGCCCCTGGTTACTGGCGGCCTGCTGGCTTTAGTGGTGGTGTTCGGCTGGCAAGCCTGGCACAAGTATCAGGCCAACCAGTCCCAAGGCGCCTCGGTCCTCTACCAGCAGTTGCTGGAAACCACGCTGACTCCGGATGGCAAGCCTGACCCGGCACAGGTTGCAGACCTGGCCGGCAAGCTGAAAAACGAATTTGGCGGTAGCACCTACGCCCAGTACGGCAGCCTGTTCGTCGCGAAAGTCGCGGTCGACACCGGCAAGCTGGATGACGCCGCCTCCGAGCTGAAGGCCATCGCCGACAAGCCGAAGAACCCTACCCTGGGTGAAATCGCACGTCAGCGCCTGGCTCAGGTACTGGCAGCACAGAACAAGGCCGACGAAGCACTCAAACTGCTCGACGGCGATGCTGACAAGGCATTTGTAGCCACTCGCGAAGAGCTCAAGGGCGACCTTCTGGTCCAATTGGGTCGTACCGACGAAGCCAATGCTGCGTACAAAAAAGCCAAGGCGGCGCTGTCTGATGAAGCGGCGGTCGGTGGCTTACAAATCAAGCTCGACGACTTGGCCAAAGGGGATGCGTGA